One stretch of Malus domestica chromosome 14, GDT2T_hap1 DNA includes these proteins:
- the LOC103453997 gene encoding uncharacterized protein, translating into MRSIATCYSEHAIKVSDSYCSGPSNQAYVTPKLTPSIPSEVTCLYRAKLSTQNRILITLTWFNKFTFQGLTITIGDNKSQPSKSSTSTHKLENQKGTLAFQSCNTKIEVFWDLSTANYESGPEPATGFFLMVLADSELCLLLGDKVEQALDLQKYKTIMSQKIFTLVSRSEHFSGNAVYATKAQFCDTGVSHDIVIKCDQPEELGSKTPVLSVCIDKKKIFQVKRLRWNFRGNQTIFLDGLLVDFMWDIHDWLFNPKSGIAVFMFRTRSGLDSRLWLEDKNLEKKGQDNGDEFSLLICACKSSD; encoded by the coding sequence ATGAGAAGCATAGCAACTTGTTACAGCGAGCATGCCATAAAGGTCTCAGATTCATATTGCTCAGGCCCATCAAACCAAGCTTATGTGACCCCAAAATTAACCCCATCAATCCCAAGTGAAGTGACATGTTTATACAGAGCCAAGCTCTCAACCCAGAACCGGATTTTGATCACACTCACCTGGTTCAACAAATTCACATTCCAAGGCCTCACAATCACCATTGGAGACAACAAATCTCAGCCGTCCAAATCGAGTACCAGCACCCACAAGTTGGAAAACCAAAAGGGCACCTTGGCATTCCAATCCTGCAATACCAAGATTGAAGTTTTCTGGGATTTGTCCACTGCCAATTATGAATCCGGACCGGAACCGGCAACCGGGTTTTTCCTCATGGTTCTGGCTGACTCGGAACTCTGCCTCCTCCTCGGCGACAAGGTCGAACAAGCTTTGGACCTGCAGAAGTACAAAACCATCATGTCACAGAAAATATTCACATTGGTTTCTAGGAGTGAGCATTTCTCAGGCAACGCTGTGTATGCAACAAAAGCTCAATTCTGTGACACTGGAGTATCACATGACATTGTGATCAAGTGTGATCAACCCGAAGAACTGGGCTCGAAAACCCCGGTTTTATCTGTCTGCATTGACAAGAAGAAGATTTTTCAGGTGAAGAGGTTGAGGTGGAATTTCAGAGGGaaccaaacaatttttttgGATGGTTTACTGGTGGATTTTATGTGGGATATTCATGACTGGTTGTTCAATCCAAAATCTGGAATTGCTGTGTTTATGTTCAGGACAAGGAGTGGATTGGATTCCAGGCTCTGGTTGGAAGACaagaatttggaaaagaaagggCAAGACAATGGTGATGAATTTTCTTTGTTGATCTGTGCATGTAAGAGCTCTGACTGa
- the LOC139191608 gene encoding uncharacterized protein: MWRGRLGWEPETPRRRHPERRFEGQSSDCGGDEGGYERGGDGCGEGGWDGSRRLLGGATLSADPKARAVTAVATRVDTNEGEMDAAGEVGMGAGDFWEAPMAERTAKRTAMRATTEDAFETAIVDRVWTSLFGNLKGQGKLLVRESRVLEDSERLKAQSGRKLDLRSNFEVLKVKGRRRTKMREERERESKRFNFGFLKGQKLVMGVRWTAIYIRWVIMKTTHLHGRGIFIF, from the coding sequence ATGTGGCGGGGGAGGTTGGGATGGGAGCCGGAGACTCCTCGGAGGCGCCACCCTGAGCGCAGATTCGAAGGCCAGAGCAGTGATTGCGGTGGCGACGAGGGTGGATACGAACGAGGGGGAGATGGATGCGGCGAGGGAGGTTGGGATGGGAGCCGGAGACTCCTCGGAGGCGCCACCCTGAGCGCAGATCCGAAGGCCAGAGCGGTGACAGCGGTGGCGACGAGGGTGGATACGAACGAGGGGGAGATGGATGCGGCGGGGGAGGTTGGGATGGGAGCCGGAGACTTCTGGGAGGCGCCGATGGCGGAGAGGACGGCGAAGAGGACCGCCATGAGAGCGACGACGGAGGATGCCTTTGAGACTGCCATTGTTGATAGGGTTTGGACCTCTCTGTTCGGGAATCTAAAAGGGCAAGGAAAGTTGCTCGTTCGGGAATCTAGGGTTCTTGAAGACTCAGAGAGACTGAAAGCACAAAGTGGGcgcaagttggatttgagatccAATTTTGAGGTTCTGAAAGTGAAAGGGCGAAGAAGAACGaagatgagggaagagagagagagagagagtaaaagaTTCAATTTTGGGTTTCTGAAAGGTCAAAAGTTGGTGATGGGGGTAAGGTGGACAGCTATTTACATCAGATGGGTTATTATGAAAACCACCCACTTGCATGGGCGTgggatttttatattttaa